The genomic DNA GGGATGGATTAGAAAAAGACATTAATACTCCTGATAGAAACAATCTCTAATAATAAAAAAAATATTTCTCCAAAAACGCGCATAAAAATAGAAGACATATATAAACACCCCCCTAAATTCACAAGCGAATAAGGATACTGAGAAAAATACTTACCTATTGTAAAGCTTTGTGTCAATAAGTCCTTTAGCAACTTCACACATGACGCCCACACTCATTTTCGAAGTATCAAAAAAATAGGCCTCTTTATCTTGAACAAGCGGAGAACAAATTCGGTTCTTATCTTGTTCATCACGACTCCTTAAGCTCTCAAGAACATTATTGTAGTCGATCTTCTCTCCATTTTCAAGCATTTCCTTATGACGCCTAGATGCGCGAATATCTAAAGAAGCAGTCAAATAAAATTTTACAGTAGCATTCGGACAAATAACCGTTCCTATATCACGACCATCAAGGACAGCGCCCGGCTCCTTCCTAGAAAAAGATCTTTTAATTTCAATTAATGCAGATCTAACAGAAGATATAGCAGCTATCTCCGAAGCCAAGTTTGCAATTATATTCAATGAAAGTTTTTTTCTATCTAACTTAGATATAACAATGTTTTTTGCAATTTTAACAATTGCTAATTCATCATCAAGAGATATACCAGCATCTAAAACACCTTTGGCAACAGCACGATAGATTAAACCGGTATCAAGATAATGAAATCCATACTCATTTGCTATGAAACGAGATAAAACGCCTTTCCCAGAAGACGCAGTACCATCAATGGCGACTACCGTACCCATCCGTGTTTACTTCTCCGTTTTTATTTTAATCCTAGCCCCTAAACCTTGCATCAATTCTATAAAATTAGGGAAACTGGTAGATATCATACTATAATCATCAACAATAACCGGATATTCCGATGCAAGACCCATAACAATAAAACTCATAGCTATACGATGATCAAATCTTGTTTTAACCATATGCCCAATACGCGATCCAATCCCCCTTCCACCAGGAGACCCTCTTATCACAAGATAATCTTCTCCTGCTTCACAATCAACATTATTAATTTTCAATCCTTCAACTATAGCGGATAATCTGTCTGATTCTTTAAATCTCAACTCTCGCAAACCCTTCATAGTTGTTTTACCTTTGGCAAAAGCAGCAATCACTGCCAAAATGGGATACTCATCTATCATAAATGGCACACGATTTTCAGGGATAAAAATGCCTCTAAGCTTAGAAAAACGCACTTGTATGTCCGATATATCTTCGCTACTATCAACCCTCGGATTCAAAATAGAAATATCAGCTCCCATTTCTTGTAAAGTATCAATTAATCCAATACGCGATGGATTAATACCAACATTTAAGATCTGCAAATTAGAACCAGGAATCAAAAGAGCAGCAGCTAATAGGAAAGCAGCAGAAGAAAAATCTCCAGGCACATTAAGATTACATCCCGAGATATTACATCTACCTTCTAAATGGATAGACCTTTTACCGGAGGCACTATATTGAATCAATAAATCAACGCCAAATTCTCTAAGCAT from Candidatus Liberibacter americanus str. Sao Paulo includes the following:
- the cmk gene encoding (d)CMP kinase, producing MGTVVAIDGTASSGKGVLSRFIANEYGFHYLDTGLIYRAVAKGVLDAGISLDDELAIVKIAKNIVISKLDRKKLSLNIIANLASEIAAISSVRSALIEIKRSFSRKEPGAVLDGRDIGTVICPNATVKFYLTASLDIRASRRHKEMLENGEKIDYNNVLESLRSRDEQDKNRICSPLVQDKEAYFFDTSKMSVGVMCEVAKGLIDTKLYNR
- the aroA gene encoding 3-phosphoshikimate 1-carboxyvinyltransferase; translated protein: MSSHDKKKPVESYFSRDIQGSVSVPGDKSISHRAVILGGIASKETRITGLLESDDIFNAIKSMSYLGASFEKIGLEWIVRGVGNGCLLAPEKPLYFGNSGTGCNLIMGIAGVYDFRAVFQGDESLSKRPMRRVLDPLCMMGVQVEPVDSNYLPLALHGPKNPNPIFYNMPIASSQVKSAILLASLNTPGITSIVEDVKTRDHTERMLREFGVDLLIQYSASGKRSIHLEGRCNISGCNLNVPGDFSSAAFLLAAALLIPGSNLQILNVGINPSRIGLIDTLQEMGADISILNPRVDSSEDISDIQVRFSKLRGIFIPENRVPFMIDEYPILAVIAAFAKGKTTMKGLRELRFKESDRLSAIVEGLKINNVDCEAGEDYLVIRGSPGGRGIGSRIGHMVKTRFDHRIAMSFIVMGLASEYPVIVDDYSMISTSFPNFIELMQGLGARIKIKTEK